One Urocitellus parryii isolate mUroPar1 chromosome 9, mUroPar1.hap1, whole genome shotgun sequence DNA segment encodes these proteins:
- the Tor3a gene encoding torsin-3A: MPRGPRPPLGLGLGLLLLLPLAAAPGHGGFERPWEGTDEPGSARAWLRAAGALSRRYWTLFSCQLWPDDCDEADAAAGPGGWSLPGLGQRYLDILTTWYCGFQDCCSGGDCRISNNFPGLESNLSVRLHGQHLARELVLRTVRGYLERPWPEKALALSFHGWSGTGKNFVARMLAENLYREGLRSECVKMFIATFHFPHPKYVDLYQEQLTSQIQGTQQRCPQSLFIFDEAEKLHPGLLELLGPHLERHATEGHSTESPRNIFLFLSNLGGNVVNEVVLTRLKAGRPREEITMEDLEPRLRAEIMGSTDSGFGRSRLVKEDLIDVFVPFLPLEYHHVRLCARDAFLSQELPHTEESLDEIAKMMTYVPQEERLFSSQGCKSVAQRITYILP, encoded by the exons ATGCCCCGCGGCCCGCGGCCCCCGCTCGGCCTCGGCCTcggcctcctgctgctgctgccgctcgCCGCCGCACCTGGGCACGGCGGCTTCGAGAGGCCGTGGGAGGGGACGGACGAGCCGGGCTCGGCGAGGGCCTGGCTGCGGGCGGCCGGAGCCCTCTCCAGGCGGTACTGGACGCTCTTCAGCTGCCAGCTGTGGCCCGACGACTGTGACGAGGCCGACGCCGCCGCGGGGCCCGGGG GCTGGAGCCTCCCTGGTTTGGGTCAACGGTACCTGGATATCCTCACTACGTGGTACTGTGGCTTCCAGGACTGCTGCAGTGGCGGGGACTGCAGGATCTCCAACAACTTTCCAG GCTTGGAATCGAACCTGAGTGTGCGCCTGCATGGCCAGCATCTGGCCCGTGAGCTGGTCCTGAGAACGGTGAGGGGCTACTTAGAGAGGCCCTGGCCAGAGAAGGCCCTGGCTCTGTCGTTCCATGGCTGGTCTGGCACAGGCAAGAACTTTGTGGCGCGCATGCTGGCAGAGAACCTGTATCGGGAGGGGCTGAGGAGCGAGTGTGTCAAGATGTTCATCGCCACGTTCCATTTCCCACACCCCAAGTATGTGGACCTGTACCAG GAGCAGCTGACCAGCCAGATCCAGGGGACGCAGCAGCGCTGCCCACAGAGCCTGTTCATCTTTGACGAGGCTGAGAAGCTGCACCCGGGGCTGCTAGAGCTCCTAGGGCCACACTTGGAACGCCACGCCACTGAGGGCCACAGCACTGAGTCTCCGAGgaacatctttctttttctcag TAACCTCGGGGGCAACGTTGTCAACGAGGTGGTCCTGACACGGCTTAAGGCTGGACGGCCCCGGGAAGAAATTACGATGGAAGACTTAGAGCCCCGCCTCCGAGCCGAGATCATGGGGTCCACAG ACAGTGGCTTTGGCCGCAGCCGTCTGGTGAAAGAAGACCTGATTGACGTCTTTGTCCCCTTCCTGCCGCTGGAATACCATCACGTGAGGCTGTGTGCTCGCGACGCCTTCCTGAGCCAGGAGCTCCCGCACACAGAAGAGTCCCTGGACGAGATCGCCAAGATGATGACCTATGTCCCCCAGGAGGAACGACTCTTTTCCTCCCAGGGCTGCAAGTCTGTTGCTCAGAGAATTACCTACATCCTGCCCTGA